Proteins encoded within one genomic window of Gloeobacter kilaueensis JS1:
- a CDS encoding phycobiliprotein lyase, whose protein sequence is MRFEPPMTMMDFLRRSEGTWFSQRTVHHFDAVADESGESNLIVQVLEKDDPRVQAVCEQQAIEAQSALGGAAFSWRDNLDDEDERASRAAVLVDLPDAHNPRTGKLLRNQGYVEQMPVISRYFFAEDGVLTIDTEYTNNQGQERCWFVTDYFRVRIGTVRLMSGVNLISYSSERRCLTPEAILKLQQRAAEPA, encoded by the coding sequence ATGCGCTTTGAGCCGCCGATGACGATGATGGACTTCCTTCGCCGCAGCGAGGGCACCTGGTTCTCGCAGCGCACCGTCCATCACTTCGATGCGGTCGCCGACGAGTCGGGGGAATCGAACCTGATTGTCCAGGTGCTCGAAAAGGACGACCCGCGCGTGCAGGCAGTCTGCGAGCAGCAGGCGATCGAAGCACAAAGCGCACTCGGGGGAGCGGCGTTTAGCTGGCGGGACAACCTCGACGACGAGGACGAGCGGGCAAGCCGGGCGGCGGTGCTCGTCGATCTGCCCGACGCCCACAATCCGCGCACCGGCAAACTGCTGCGCAACCAGGGTTACGTCGAGCAGATGCCCGTAATCAGCCGCTACTTTTTTGCCGAGGACGGGGTGCTCACCATCGACACCGAGTACACCAACAACCAGGGCCAGGAGCGCTGCTGGTTCGTCACCGATTACTTTCGGGTGCGCATCGGCACCGTGCGGCTGATGAGCGGCGTCAACCTCATCTCCTACAGCTCCGAGCGCCGCTGCCTCACCCCAGAGGCGATCTTGAAACTGCAGCAGCGCGCCGCCGAGCCCGCCTGA